A genomic window from Bacillus rossius redtenbacheri isolate Brsri chromosome 7, Brsri_v3, whole genome shotgun sequence includes:
- the LOC134534523 gene encoding ribosomal protein S6 kinase beta-2-like has translation MFRGVRVPVAAGSAERFEVLKVLGRGAFSTVHLVRKVGGEDDGRSYALKELPKGQYRTQEALSRFLLKERRVLEAVGEAPFLLHLHYAFQTEEAAFLVVDHAAGGDLTAVLEDLGFLAEDQARLVLAQLFTALDTLHSLGVIHRDVKADNVLVDGEGNVVLADYGLCSEPAEEGCLVGRTICGTVEYMAPEVFLRRPPGYTAAVDFWGAGVLGFELLTGILPFDPKFKGDRKKTIHKIIRKEPKYPPRLSPEAADMLRRLLSKKPHKRLGGPAADLTEVKLHPFFQDLDWEDLPPPFRRREGPEWAAESTVDEGASEVGEVPVLMRGHLSGFDYTSPVHRQPSARPQPPSSPQPPSSPRTPARRPQLTSSPLPTSSPRPPASPQPTLSLRPKSCPLPSSWLLPPSSPRPPAGPQPPTSLQSLSSPQPVPSATPSGVNKSAAVTRDRSCKEDENDESNIQEDKPKGNRFKRVVQGTSVAQRVGDSLLHGSSWSSGDFEAEETSVAERVLKKLRWLSELETRC, from the exons ATGTTTCGTGGAGTGAGAGTTCCCGTGGCGGCCGGCAGCGCGGAGAGATTCGAGGTGCTGAAGGTGCTGGGTCGCGGCGCCTTCAGCACGGTGCACCTGGTGCGCAAGGTCGGCGGGGAAGACGACGGGCGCAGCTACGCCCTGAAGGAGCTGCCGAAGGGGCAGTACAGGACCCAAGAGGCGCTGTCCAGGTTCCTCCTGAAGGAGCGGCGAGTGCTGGAGGCTGTCGGCGAGGCGCCCTTCCTCCTGCACCTGCACTACGCCTTCCAGACGGAGGAGGCGGCCTTCTTGGTGGTCGACCACGCGGCGGGAGGCGACCTCACCGCCGTGCTGGAGGACCTGGGGTTCCTGGCGGAGGACCAGGCCCGCCTGGTGCTTGCCCAGCTCTTCACGGCCCTGGACACCCTCCACTCGCTCGGCGTGATCCACCGCGACGTGAAGGCCGACAACGTGCTGGTGGACGGCGAGGGCAACGTGGTGCTGGCCGACTACGGGCTGTGCTCGGAGCCGGCGGAGGAAGGCTGCCTCGTCGGCCGCACCAtatgcgggacggtggagtatatggcgcctgAGGTGTTCCTCAGGCGTCCGCCCGGGTACACCGCGGCCGTGGACTTCTGGGGCGCGGGCGTGCTGGGCTTCGAGCTGCTGACGGGGATCCTGCCCTTCGACCCCAAGTTCAAGGGCGACAGGAAGAAGACAATTCACAAGATCATAAGAAAGGAGCCGAAGTACCCGCCGCGCCTGTCGCCCGAGGCGGCGGACATGCTCAGGAGGCTCCTGAGCAAGAAGCCCCACAAGCGCCTCGGAGGGCCGGCGGCTGACCTGACGGAGGTGAAGCTGCACCCATTCTTCCAGGACCTGGACTGGGAGGATCTGCCGCCCCCCTTCAGGAGGAGAGAGGGGCCGGAGTGGGCTGCAGAGAGCACCGTGGACGAGGGTGCCTCAGAGGTCGGAGAGGTGCCAGTACTCATGCGAGGACACCTGTCGGGCTTCGACTACACGTCGCCAGTCCACAGGCAGCCCTCGGCCAGACCTCAGCCCCCGTCCAGCCCCCAGCCCCCGTCTAGTCCTCGGACCCCGGCACGTCGTCCACAGCTCACGTCCAGTCCACTGCCCACGTCCAGTCCACGGCCCCCGGCAAGTCCACAGCCCACGCTCAGTCTACGGCCCAAGTCCTGTCCACTGCCGTCGTCCTGGCTTCTACCACCGTCCAGTCCACGGCCCCCGGCAGGTCCACAGCCCCCGACCAGTCTACAGTCCCTGTCCAGTCCACAGCCTGTCCCGTCGGCGACTCCGTCAGGAGTAAACAAGTCAGCTGCTGTGACCCGGGACCGTTCTTGCAAAGAAGACGAAAATGATGAATCAAACATTCAGGAAGACAAACCGAAAGGAAATCGTTTTAAAAGAGTGGTTCAAG GAACGTCAGTCGCTCAGCGAGTGGGTGACTCGCTTCTTCACGGCAGTTCCTGGTCGAGCGGGGACTTCGAGGCGGAGGAAACGTCGGTCGCGGAGCGAGTACTGAAGAAACTTCGGTGGCTGAGCGAGCTGGAGACTCGCTGCTAA